One Deinococcus sp. LM3 genomic region harbors:
- a CDS encoding WD40 repeat domain-containing protein: MKISALLLTAALSLSTAASALTVSTARVVTLPGADTAYAAPLPGGRWAVNADNGVLILDGNLKTQIGWYTLRGPVAGLSVSPDGARLAAMTGERWTVWDVASGRELRSGEPAYDATLAFDPQGNLLMLDDGTLRSINLANGRATDLIGDGELYGAVVSPDGTRAVLSFEDRVELVDLDSGDVLAEANLAEEPGGLGAHFSPDGQAAAVRTGSEALILRAGQEPVDVKGGEDLDPTDDSLLFLNDRELLLVSYGEGQRIDAQTGQPRGEAFEVDSDGPVVSGPDGRLLALGSSVAFLNAAELDAPATGRVTLASSNALTGGFIGKSAYAGVNRFTNLSTLQDLNVGGTNRLYDFDLQSDMLWTLNGETVSTLRGGKLNRLTTLDSDAEYDLIQSTPDGTYAVATGYYGLALMNGQTGKVLKKVTEEQLKVEDIHAALPTNDGKAILVIPHEGNVFRYDVATGKQTPAFKLPTDAEATALQLSRGGTLAVTYDDADYEARVALVKPGATTAFKTLAFDNRVRAVRFSPDGKLLAVLTSDPQNALQIFDTASGNRLIRTGTFNMGTSLLAWAPAGNQLMVGAGLLGKAGSVTVFDVKR, from the coding sequence ATGAAGATTTCAGCCCTGCTGCTCACGGCGGCCCTGAGCCTCAGCACCGCCGCCTCTGCCCTGACCGTCAGCACCGCGCGGGTCGTCACGCTGCCCGGCGCGGACACCGCGTACGCCGCGCCGCTGCCCGGCGGCCGGTGGGCCGTGAACGCCGACAACGGCGTCCTGATTCTCGACGGCAACCTGAAAACCCAGATCGGCTGGTACACGCTGCGCGGCCCGGTGGCTGGCCTGAGCGTCAGCCCGGACGGCGCGCGACTGGCCGCCATGACCGGCGAACGCTGGACGGTCTGGGACGTCGCCAGCGGCCGCGAGCTGCGCAGCGGCGAACCCGCCTACGACGCCACGCTCGCCTTCGACCCGCAGGGCAACCTGCTGATGCTGGACGACGGCACGCTGCGCAGCATCAACCTCGCCAACGGCCGCGCCACCGACCTGATCGGCGACGGCGAACTGTACGGCGCGGTCGTCTCGCCCGACGGCACGCGCGCCGTCCTGAGCTTCGAGGACCGCGTGGAACTCGTTGACCTGGACAGCGGGGACGTGCTGGCCGAGGCGAACCTTGCGGAGGAACCCGGCGGTCTGGGCGCGCACTTCAGCCCGGACGGGCAGGCCGCCGCCGTCCGCACCGGCAGCGAGGCGCTGATCCTGCGCGCCGGTCAGGAGCCCGTGGACGTGAAGGGCGGCGAGGACCTCGACCCCACCGACGACTCGCTGCTGTTCCTGAACGACCGCGAGCTGCTGCTCGTGTCGTACGGCGAGGGTCAGCGCATCGACGCGCAGACCGGCCAGCCGCGCGGCGAGGCCTTCGAGGTCGACAGTGACGGTCCGGTCGTGAGCGGCCCGGACGGCCGGCTGCTCGCGCTGGGCAGCAGCGTCGCGTTCCTGAACGCGGCCGAGCTGGACGCACCGGCCACCGGGCGCGTGACCCTGGCGTCCAGCAACGCCCTGACCGGCGGGTTCATCGGGAAGTCGGCGTACGCCGGCGTGAACCGCTTCACGAACCTCAGCACCCTGCAGGACCTGAACGTGGGCGGCACCAACCGCCTGTACGACTTCGACCTCCAGAGCGACATGCTGTGGACCCTGAACGGCGAGACGGTCAGCACCCTGCGCGGCGGGAAACTCAACCGCCTGACCACGCTGGACAGCGACGCCGAGTACGACCTGATCCAGTCCACGCCCGACGGCACGTACGCGGTCGCCACCGGCTACTACGGCCTGGCGCTGATGAACGGTCAGACCGGCAAGGTCCTGAAGAAAGTCACGGAAGAGCAGCTGAAAGTCGAGGACATTCACGCCGCGCTGCCCACCAACGACGGCAAGGCCATCCTGGTCATCCCGCACGAGGGCAACGTGTTCCGCTACGACGTCGCCACCGGCAAGCAGACGCCCGCCTTCAAGCTCCCGACCGACGCCGAGGCGACCGCGCTGCAATTGAGCCGGGGCGGCACGCTGGCCGTCACGTACGACGACGCCGACTACGAGGCGCGCGTGGCCCTGGTCAAACCCGGCGCGACCACCGCCTTCAAGACCCTGGCCTTCGACAACCGCGTGCGGGCCGTGCGGTTCAGCCCGGACGGCAAACTGCTGGCGGTCCTGACCAGCGACCCGCAGAACGCCCTGCAGATCTTCGACACGGCCAGCGGCAACCGCCTGATCCGCACCGGCACCTTCAACATGGGCACCTCGCTGCTGGCCTGGGCGCCGGCCGGCAACCAGCTGATGGTCGGCGCGGGCCTGCTCGGCAAGGCCGGCAGCGTCACCGTGTTCGACGTGAAACGCTGA
- the ftsH gene encoding ATP-dependent zinc metalloprotease FtsH produces the protein MKRLNPWLIVLFVLALFLMFSQAPISGRTSVNYTEFKTLLEQDKVAQVIVRESNATVTLKEATQIPLPTPAGQPERTTEARTFTVRLPSSVATPDGGLIPELQQRNVDLRFEQPSQWLSILLNFLPIILLFAMMYFFFMRAQGGQNGVMQFGQSKAKKYGKENRVQTKFTDVAGHEEAKKELIEVVDFLKNPGKYHQIGAEIPKGVLLVGPPGTGKTLLARAIAGEADVPFFSVSASEFMEMFVGVGASRVRTLFEDARKSAPAIMFIDEIDSIGRKRGAGIGGGHDEREQTLNQILSEMDGFDKSSSVIVLGATNRPDVLDPALLRPGRFDRQVTIDLPNLKEREAILKVHLRNKPIGSGVDVNEVAKSTPYFSGADLKNVTNEAALEAARIGKTVIDMSDFYRALDKITLGLENGSLTISDAEKRAIAFHEAGHAVTAAVIPGSDKLQKVSIIPRGRALGAAFYLPEEQVLMSKERLENQLIVALGGRAAEEVFMGSVTSGAADDFRKATNIARKMVLEWGMGENFKNMALTTDSGPVFLGEDMAKPKAFSEHTSQLVDEDVKRILTRAFERSREIVQEYSAAMHEVAEALLSQELITGDVVREAVARVNGQTTMPDLTKAPPA, from the coding sequence TTGAAACGGCTCAATCCCTGGCTGATCGTTCTGTTCGTACTGGCCCTGTTCCTCATGTTCTCGCAGGCGCCCATCAGCGGCAGAACCAGCGTGAACTACACTGAATTCAAGACGCTGCTGGAGCAGGACAAGGTCGCCCAGGTGATCGTGCGTGAAAGCAACGCCACCGTCACCCTGAAGGAAGCCACGCAGATTCCCCTGCCGACCCCTGCCGGCCAACCTGAACGCACCACCGAGGCCCGCACCTTCACGGTGCGTCTGCCCAGCAGCGTCGCCACGCCCGACGGCGGCCTGATCCCGGAACTGCAGCAGCGGAACGTGGACCTGCGCTTCGAGCAGCCCAGCCAGTGGCTGAGCATCCTGCTGAACTTCCTGCCGATCATCCTGCTGTTCGCCATGATGTACTTCTTCTTCATGCGCGCCCAGGGCGGCCAGAACGGCGTCATGCAGTTCGGCCAGAGCAAGGCCAAGAAGTACGGCAAGGAAAACCGCGTGCAGACCAAGTTCACGGACGTGGCCGGTCACGAGGAAGCCAAGAAGGAACTCATCGAGGTCGTGGACTTCCTGAAGAACCCGGGCAAGTACCACCAGATCGGCGCGGAGATTCCCAAGGGCGTGCTGCTCGTCGGCCCTCCCGGCACCGGTAAGACCCTGCTGGCCCGCGCCATCGCCGGCGAGGCCGATGTGCCGTTCTTCTCGGTCAGCGCCAGCGAGTTCATGGAGATGTTTGTGGGCGTCGGCGCCAGCCGCGTGCGCACCCTGTTCGAGGACGCCCGCAAGAGCGCGCCCGCGATCATGTTCATCGACGAGATCGACTCGATCGGGCGCAAGCGTGGCGCCGGCATCGGCGGCGGTCACGACGAGCGCGAGCAGACCCTCAACCAGATCCTCTCGGAGATGGACGGCTTCGACAAGTCCAGCAGCGTGATCGTGCTGGGCGCCACCAACCGCCCGGACGTGCTGGACCCCGCGCTGCTGCGCCCCGGCCGTTTCGACCGTCAGGTGACCATCGACCTGCCGAACCTCAAGGAACGCGAGGCGATCCTGAAAGTCCACCTGCGCAACAAGCCCATCGGCAGCGGCGTGGACGTGAACGAGGTCGCCAAGAGCACCCCGTACTTCAGCGGCGCGGACCTGAAGAACGTCACGAACGAGGCGGCCCTCGAAGCGGCCCGCATCGGCAAGACCGTGATCGACATGAGCGACTTCTACCGCGCGCTCGACAAGATCACCCTGGGCCTCGAGAACGGCAGCCTGACCATCAGCGACGCCGAGAAACGCGCCATCGCCTTCCACGAGGCCGGGCACGCCGTCACGGCGGCCGTGATCCCCGGCAGCGACAAGCTCCAGAAGGTCAGCATCATCCCGCGTGGCCGCGCGCTGGGAGCGGCGTTCTACCTGCCCGAAGAGCAGGTGCTGATGAGCAAGGAACGCCTGGAAAACCAGCTGATCGTGGCGCTGGGTGGCCGCGCCGCCGAGGAAGTCTTCATGGGCAGCGTCACCAGCGGCGCCGCCGACGACTTCCGCAAGGCGACGAACATCGCCCGCAAGATGGTGCTGGAGTGGGGCATGGGCGAGAACTTCAAGAACATGGCCCTCACCACCGACAGCGGCCCGGTCTTCCTGGGCGAGGACATGGCCAAACCCAAGGCATTCAGCGAACACACCAGCCAGCTGGTCGACGAGGACGTCAAGCGCATCCTGACCCGCGCCTTCGAGCGCTCGCGTGAGATTGTCCAGGAGTACAGCGCCGCCATGCACGAGGTCGCCGAGGCGCTTCTGTCGCAGGAACTCATCACCGGTGACGTGGTCCGCGAGGCGGTCGCCCGCGTGAACGGTCAGACGACCATGCCGGACCTGACCAAGGCGCCCCCCGCCTGA
- a CDS encoding DinB family protein, producing the protein MTHPTPDLTLLLEAFRRNARVNDALIAALTPGEFALSDGHGGWTVERHLRHMAGFRVGWLWNMSRDHAMPLLNPDELDADGDPQWRWANAPATALPEALAAGDAAAVRAVEAHRASGEPFADPWNEGTYQSDPAHFLMHTIVHDSHHRGQILSLLRQGGRTPEQMDALDAHWAIWRE; encoded by the coding sequence ATGACCCACCCGACGCCCGACCTGACCCTGCTGCTCGAAGCCTTCCGCCGCAACGCCCGCGTGAACGACGCCCTGATTGCCGCCCTGACGCCCGGGGAGTTCGCCCTGAGCGACGGGCACGGCGGGTGGACGGTCGAGCGGCACCTGCGGCATATGGCGGGCTTCCGCGTGGGCTGGTTGTGGAACATGAGCCGCGACCACGCCATGCCACTACTGAACCCCGATGAGCTGGACGCCGACGGCGACCCGCAGTGGCGCTGGGCGAACGCTCCCGCCACCGCTCTGCCCGAGGCGCTGGCCGCCGGGGACGCCGCCGCCGTCAGGGCCGTGGAGGCGCACCGGGCGTCCGGCGAGCCCTTCGCCGACCCCTGGAACGAGGGCACGTACCAGAGCGACCCGGCGCACTTCCTGATGCACACCATCGTGCACGACAGCCACCACCGGGGCCAGATCCTGAGCCTGCTGCGCCAGGGTGGGCGCACGCCCGAACAGATGGACGCCCTGGACGCCCACTGGGCCATCTGGCGCGAGTAG
- a CDS encoding DinB family protein encodes MNPATLYSHLTRARRDLLGTLRATPDGVLRAPLLRGERFHSILDLLIHTAEVEDGWIHGDFQGLPMVQDRFPDIQAGAAGPDTTLGLDAIEAYWQAVEADTRAYLHALTEADLERTVTLDDWPEGHRQFTLSGLIWHVLLHEVRHTAQIAALLRTQGIKPPQLDLLFSLPALDAGPAAP; translated from the coding sequence GTGAACCCCGCCACGCTGTACAGCCACCTGACCCGCGCCCGGCGCGACCTGCTGGGCACGCTGCGCGCCACGCCGGACGGGGTGCTGCGCGCGCCCCTGCTGCGCGGCGAGCGCTTCCATTCCATCCTGGACCTGCTGATCCACACCGCCGAGGTCGAGGACGGCTGGATCCACGGGGACTTCCAGGGCCTCCCGATGGTGCAGGACCGCTTCCCGGACATCCAGGCGGGCGCAGCGGGGCCTGATACGACACTCGGTCTGGACGCCATCGAGGCGTACTGGCAGGCGGTCGAGGCAGACACCCGCGCGTACCTGCACGCCCTGACGGAGGCCGACCTGGAACGCACCGTCACGCTGGACGACTGGCCCGAGGGCCACCGCCAGTTCACGTTGAGCGGCCTGATCTGGCACGTCCTGCTGCACGAGGTCCGGCATACCGCGCAGATCGCCGCGCTGCTGCGCACCCAGGGAATTAAACCCCCGCAGCTGGACCTGCTGTTCTCCCTCCCGGCACTGGACGCCGGACCCGCCGCTCCGTAA
- a CDS encoding DinB family protein, which yields MTVPADVSAATAPVLSLPDFIAHWQGHRALTRRVIEAFPDDQLFSFSLGGMRPFGVQATEIHLVDAMTVTALRSGEWPEPDWTTGPGTKADLLAAWDAVSADLAEYGPHTDPAFFTQVHALPWGEMPGWVAAIYAVDNEIHHRAQGYVYLRALGIEPPAFYDR from the coding sequence ATGACCGTACCCGCCGACGTGTCCGCTGCCACTGCCCCCGTCCTGTCCCTCCCGGACTTTATCGCCCACTGGCAGGGCCACCGCGCCCTGACCCGCCGTGTCATCGAGGCCTTCCCCGACGATCAGCTGTTCAGCTTCAGCCTGGGCGGCATGCGGCCCTTCGGCGTGCAGGCCACCGAGATCCACCTCGTGGACGCCATGACCGTCACCGCCCTGCGCAGCGGCGAGTGGCCCGAACCCGACTGGACGACCGGCCCTGGCACGAAGGCTGACCTGCTGGCCGCCTGGGACGCCGTCAGCGCCGACCTCGCCGAGTACGGCCCCCACACCGACCCCGCCTTCTTCACCCAGGTGCACGCGCTGCCGTGGGGCGAGATGCCCGGCTGGGTCGCCGCCATCTACGCCGTGGACAACGAGATCCACCACCGCGCCCAGGGGTACGTCTATCTGCGTGCCCTGGGGATCGAACCCCCCGCCTTCTACGACCGCTGA
- a CDS encoding YafY family protein, protein MYDPSMRVLTVLELLQAHEEVSGAELARRLEVSPRTVQRYVARLQDLGIPVEGRRGVGGAYRLKPGFRLPPLMFTPEEALAAALGLRTLRHLGLHALAPAAEAATAKLTRSLPEALRADVQALEDSLQMEPSPWVVRTDAPLLAALLRAVRDTRRVAFRYAAPDSPPTARQADVYRVVHLDGRWYAAAHCHLRGALRSFRLDRMSGLEICAQTFTPPADFDAGAFLRATHAPAAFDVSVWLDCPPGDLRGRVSAWGAELRAEGRGTRLSTRRESLGAFAAFLLGLDCPFRVDSPPQLQDEFRRLAGRCAAQLAYTGA, encoded by the coding sequence ATGTACGACCCAAGCATGCGGGTGCTGACCGTGCTGGAACTCCTCCAGGCCCACGAGGAGGTCAGCGGGGCCGAGCTGGCCCGCCGCCTGGAAGTCAGCCCACGAACCGTGCAGCGCTACGTCGCACGCCTTCAGGACCTCGGGATTCCGGTCGAGGGCCGCCGGGGCGTGGGCGGCGCGTACCGCCTGAAACCCGGCTTCCGGCTGCCGCCCCTGATGTTCACGCCCGAGGAGGCCCTGGCCGCCGCGCTGGGCCTGCGCACCCTGCGGCACCTGGGCCTGCACGCCCTGGCCCCCGCCGCCGAGGCCGCCACCGCGAAACTCACCCGTTCCCTGCCGGAAGCGCTGCGTGCCGACGTGCAGGCCCTCGAGGACAGCCTGCAGATGGAACCCTCGCCGTGGGTGGTCCGCACCGACGCGCCGCTGCTGGCCGCCCTGCTGCGCGCCGTGCGTGACACGCGCCGGGTGGCCTTCAGGTACGCCGCGCCGGACTCTCCCCCCACCGCCCGGCAGGCGGACGTGTACCGCGTGGTGCACCTGGACGGCCGCTGGTACGCCGCCGCGCACTGCCACCTGCGCGGCGCGTTGCGGTCGTTCCGGCTGGACCGCATGAGCGGCCTGGAAATCTGCGCGCAGACCTTCACGCCCCCCGCCGACTTCGACGCGGGGGCGTTCCTGCGCGCCACGCACGCCCCCGCCGCCTTCGACGTGAGCGTGTGGCTGGACTGCCCACCCGGGGACCTGCGCGGCCGGGTGTCCGCGTGGGGCGCGGAGCTGCGCGCCGAGGGACGCGGCACCCGTCTGAGCACCCGCCGCGAGTCGCTGGGCGCCTTCGCCGCGTTCCTGCTGGGCCTGGACTGCCCGTTCCGGGTGGACAGCCCCCCGCAGTTGCAAGACGAATTCCGGCGGCTGGCGGGGCGCTGCGCGGCGCAACTTGCGTACACTGGAGCATGA
- a CDS encoding (4Fe-4S)-binding protein — translation MTTPTTEDLAQGKAYTAPGITVYYDARRCLHVASCVRGLPGVFDPAARPWIRPANAEADAVAAVVRTCPTGALHYVLEGQEAEMPDEITTITPSPDGPLMIRGNLVIETPQGEQREVRAALCRCGHSSNKPYCDGTHATVGWKSTPDPS, via the coding sequence ATGACCACGCCCACCACCGAGGACCTCGCGCAGGGGAAGGCGTACACGGCGCCCGGCATCACGGTCTACTACGACGCGCGGCGCTGCCTGCACGTCGCCAGCTGCGTGCGTGGCCTGCCCGGCGTGTTCGACCCGGCGGCCCGCCCGTGGATCAGGCCCGCGAACGCCGAAGCCGACGCGGTCGCGGCAGTCGTCCGCACCTGCCCCACCGGGGCGCTGCACTACGTCCTGGAAGGACAGGAGGCCGAGATGCCCGACGAGATCACCACCATCACCCCCAGCCCCGACGGTCCGCTGATGATCCGGGGCAACCTCGTGATCGAAACGCCGCAGGGCGAGCAGCGCGAGGTCCGCGCCGCCCTGTGCCGCTGCGGCCACAGCAGCAACAAACCGTACTGCGACGGCACGCACGCGACAGTCGGCTGGAAAAGCACGCCCGATCCCTCGTAG
- a CDS encoding thymidine phosphorylase — MTASTLNAVNIPDLIRKKRDGETHTRAELETLVLGYTRGDVPDYQMSAWLMAVFLRGMQEQETADLTMVMAESGDLMNLGDLPRTVDKHSTGGVGDKTSLILTPMLAALGQTVAKMSGRGLAHTGGTIDKLESIPGWTSELDEEHFITQAREIGLALVGQSRDLAPADGKLYALRDVTATVDCLPLIASSIMSKKLASGAHTVVLDVKVGAGAFMRTLDAGRGLARAMVDIGNRAGRQVRAVLTDMDTPLGHMAGNSLEVLEALATLRGEGPQDLTDLCVALAVEALAAQGEDEAAAEARARATLTDGSALAKFRAFIEAQGGDATYVDDISRFDVAPGRADVTATESGFVAGIDALSVGRAVLALGGGRERKGEAIDHGVGVELLRKPGEAVQAGESVIRIYHRDARGLEVATRLLTEGLSLSAQAPAPDALILDRVF; from the coding sequence ATGACTGCCTCAACGCTGAATGCCGTGAACATTCCCGACCTGATCCGCAAGAAACGCGACGGCGAGACCCACACCCGCGCCGAACTGGAAACCCTGGTGCTGGGCTACACGCGCGGCGACGTGCCGGACTACCAGATGAGCGCGTGGCTGATGGCCGTGTTCCTGCGCGGTATGCAGGAGCAGGAAACGGCCGACCTGACCATGGTCATGGCCGAGAGCGGCGACCTGATGAACCTCGGGGACCTGCCCCGTACCGTGGACAAGCACTCCACGGGCGGCGTGGGCGACAAGACCAGCCTGATCCTGACGCCCATGCTGGCCGCGCTGGGCCAGACGGTCGCCAAGATGAGCGGGCGCGGTCTGGCGCACACCGGCGGCACCATCGACAAATTGGAGAGCATTCCCGGCTGGACCAGCGAACTCGACGAGGAGCACTTCATCACGCAGGCCCGCGAGATCGGCCTCGCGCTGGTGGGCCAGAGCCGTGACCTGGCCCCGGCGGACGGGAAACTGTACGCGCTGCGCGACGTGACTGCCACCGTGGACTGCCTGCCCCTGATCGCCAGTTCGATCATGAGCAAGAAACTCGCGTCGGGCGCGCACACGGTCGTGCTGGACGTGAAGGTGGGCGCCGGGGCGTTCATGCGCACCCTGGACGCCGGGCGCGGACTGGCCCGCGCGATGGTGGACATCGGCAACCGCGCCGGGCGGCAGGTGCGCGCCGTCCTGACCGACATGGACACCCCGCTGGGCCACATGGCCGGCAACTCCCTGGAGGTGCTGGAGGCTCTGGCGACCCTGCGCGGCGAGGGCCCGCAGGACCTGACGGACCTGTGCGTGGCGCTGGCGGTCGAGGCGCTGGCCGCCCAGGGTGAGGACGAGGCGGCCGCCGAGGCCCGCGCCCGCGCCACCCTGACGGACGGCAGCGCCCTGGCGAAATTCCGCGCGTTCATCGAGGCGCAGGGCGGCGACGCCACCTACGTGGACGACATCAGCAGGTTCGACGTGGCTCCGGGCCGCGCCGACGTGACGGCCACCGAATCCGGCTTCGTGGCGGGCATCGACGCGCTGAGCGTGGGCCGCGCTGTGCTGGCCCTCGGCGGCGGCCGCGAACGCAAGGGCGAGGCCATCGATCACGGCGTGGGCGTGGAACTGCTGCGCAAGCCCGGCGAGGCCGTCCAGGCGGGCGAAAGCGTGATCCGCATCTACCACAGGGACGCCCGTGGCCTGGAAGTCGCCACGCGCCTCCTGACCGAGGGCCTGAGCCTCAGCGCGCAGGCTCCCGCCCCGGACGCGCTGATCCTCGACCGCGTGTTCTGA
- a CDS encoding cell division protein FtsB, with protein sequence MTDVPPPPVPPTRDTWWQRTERYFQRLQRLPLTMMAASLLAGLGIVQLTFQLGNSVYRTLTWSAETRQTQARVQTLERDVQILQDAVRASQDPEYLRALARCRGFVGKNERVVVASDAPDTPPGENCKALRVP encoded by the coding sequence GTGACCGACGTGCCGCCCCCTCCAGTCCCGCCGACACGGGACACGTGGTGGCAGCGAACCGAACGGTATTTTCAGCGCCTGCAACGCCTGCCGCTGACCATGATGGCCGCCAGCCTGCTGGCCGGGCTGGGCATCGTGCAACTGACCTTCCAGCTGGGCAACTCGGTGTACCGCACCCTGACCTGGAGTGCCGAGACCCGCCAGACCCAGGCCCGCGTGCAGACGCTGGAACGCGACGTGCAGATCCTTCAGGACGCCGTCAGGGCCAGCCAGGACCCCGAGTACCTGCGCGCCCTGGCCCGCTGCCGGGGCTTCGTGGGCAAGAACGAACGCGTCGTAGTGGCCAGCGACGCCCCGGACACCCCCCCCGGCGAGAACTGCAAGGCCCTGCGCGTTCCGTAA
- a CDS encoding thioesterase family protein, translating to MTVASEVGSGAAASGSGRIPALNWGDAHRTVIQLRYGDLDAMGHVNNARYAEFLEVARMDLSRALDLRDADDRSVLARLELDYVRDIRLGQEVVIETLIERLGRTSWTGVARILADGVPCAFARSVQVRVDDQGVPAVIPAGMAERIAPVLVRAATL from the coding sequence ATGACAGTGGCATCTGAGGTGGGAAGCGGCGCGGCCGCGTCGGGCAGCGGGCGCATTCCGGCGCTGAACTGGGGCGACGCGCACCGCACGGTGATCCAGTTGCGGTACGGTGACCTGGACGCCATGGGGCACGTGAACAACGCCCGGTACGCCGAGTTTCTGGAGGTGGCGCGCATGGACCTGTCCCGGGCGCTGGACCTGCGTGACGCCGACGACCGGTCGGTGCTGGCGCGGCTGGAACTCGATTACGTGCGGGATATCCGGCTGGGGCAGGAGGTCGTGATCGAGACGCTGATCGAGCGCCTGGGCCGCACGAGCTGGACGGGCGTGGCCCGCATCCTGGCGGACGGGGTGCCGTGCGCGTTCGCGCGGTCCGTGCAGGTGCGCGTGGACGATCAGGGCGTCCCGGCGGTCATTCCGGCCGGGATGGCCGAGCGGATCGCGCCGGTGCTGGTGCGGGCGGCCACGCTGTGA
- a CDS encoding ROK family protein: protein MSNPSNPEPISIGVDVGGTKIASGVLRGDELLDAHVIPTPETGWETVLDAIAGEVRRLQDRHPDARLIGVGIPGPLNADRTRVKFAPNIYGFTDVPLVDGLRDRLAQRVVLENDAKAAALAEAHLGAARGTESSIYVTVSTGIGAGIVLNGRIWRGRHGIAGEIGHITALPGGPVSGAGLDGALEAVASGTAIARDASFALNRDVSTAEAFQLAQQGHPAARRVVAQAMRHIGIALADLQKTIDPEVFVLGGGVASVGDFFFHGVQAAADEYAQGFASVTIRRAQLGTNAGVIGAALAARHG from the coding sequence ATGAGTAACCCCTCCAACCCTGAACCCATCAGCATCGGCGTCGACGTGGGCGGCACCAAGATCGCCAGCGGCGTCCTGCGCGGCGACGAACTGCTCGACGCGCACGTGATCCCCACTCCGGAAACCGGCTGGGAAACCGTGCTGGACGCCATTGCCGGCGAGGTCCGCCGCCTGCAGGACCGCCACCCGGACGCCCGCCTGATCGGGGTGGGCATTCCGGGACCGCTGAACGCCGACCGGACCCGCGTGAAGTTCGCGCCGAACATCTACGGCTTCACCGACGTGCCCCTCGTGGACGGTCTGCGTGACCGCCTCGCGCAGCGCGTGGTCCTGGAGAACGACGCCAAGGCCGCCGCACTGGCCGAGGCGCACCTGGGCGCGGCGCGCGGCACCGAGAGCAGCATCTACGTGACGGTCAGCACCGGCATCGGCGCGGGCATCGTCCTGAACGGCCGCATCTGGCGTGGGCGGCACGGCATCGCCGGCGAGATCGGGCACATCACGGCCCTGCCCGGCGGTCCGGTCAGCGGCGCGGGCCTGGACGGCGCGCTGGAAGCCGTGGCGAGCGGCACCGCCATCGCCCGCGACGCCAGTTTCGCCCTGAACCGCGACGTGAGCACCGCCGAGGCCTTCCAGCTGGCGCAGCAGGGCCACCCGGCCGCGCGGCGCGTGGTCGCGCAGGCCATGCGGCACATCGGCATTGCCCTGGCCGACCTGCAGAAGACCATCGACCCGGAGGTGTTCGTGCTGGGCGGCGGGGTCGCCAGCGTCGGGGACTTCTTCTTCCATGGCGTGCAGGCCGCTGCCGACGAGTACGCGCAGGGCTTCGCGTCCGTCACGATCCGCCGCGCGCAGCTGGGCACGAACGCCGGCGTGATCGGCGCGGCCCTGGCTGCCCGCCACGGCTGA
- a CDS encoding phosphohydrolase: protein MTLVAAAELFARPFYDAPERAYHTAAHVQSLIRALGGRGVLTPELELAAWGHDLIYDPRAADNEERSADVFGAWLAAQGAGVAVQPQVRDLILATRHAAPPTTRAEALFVDADLGILGADPDAFDAYDRAIRAEYAHVPEDAYRAGRSAVLWGFLTRERLYLTLEFAALDTPARLNLRRALERLA from the coding sequence GTGACGCTCGTGGCGGCCGCCGAGCTCTTCGCGCGGCCGTTCTACGACGCACCGGAGCGGGCCTACCACACCGCCGCGCACGTCCAGTCCCTGATCCGGGCGCTGGGCGGGCGCGGCGTGCTCACGCCGGAACTGGAACTGGCCGCGTGGGGGCACGACCTGATCTACGACCCGCGCGCCGCCGACAACGAGGAACGCAGCGCGGACGTGTTCGGCGCGTGGCTGGCCGCACAGGGCGCCGGCGTGGCCGTGCAGCCGCAGGTGCGGGACCTGATTCTCGCCACGCGCCACGCCGCGCCCCCGACCACGCGGGCCGAGGCCCTGTTCGTAGACGCCGACCTGGGCATCCTGGGCGCCGACCCCGACGCCTTCGACGCCTACGACCGCGCCATCCGCGCCGAGTACGCGCACGTCCCGGAGGACGCCTACCGGGCGGGCCGCTCGGCAGTGCTGTGGGGCTTCCTGACCCGCGAGCGGCTGTACCTCACGCTGGAATTCGCGGCGCTGGACACCCCGGCGCGCCTCAATCTGAGGCGGGCTCTGGAGCGGCTGGCGTAG